One genomic window of Acidovorax radicis includes the following:
- a CDS encoding LysR family transcriptional regulator: MRAQLLQDTTLRYFLEVAQSGSLTEASARLHVAASALSRQIAGLEAQLGTPLFERHPRGMVLTAAGEILAVHARRTVLDAERALGEIGALQGLRAGQVRLATSDAFANELVPRLCVEFQRTHVGVQFSVIALPTAQVPDAVRSGAADIGLCFSRAPHKDIEVAYRQSAPVLALLPPGHPLASAGSVTLAQMAEYPLALPPAETTVRQMIDIVCSRQGLQLTAVLISNHAKTVVNFVQRGGGLSVASEIAVRHLVADRTIVAVPISDPGMDLRDIEIQTLAGRSLPVAAQAFLELLRERLPGPG; encoded by the coding sequence ATGCGCGCCCAACTGCTGCAAGACACCACGCTACGCTATTTTCTGGAAGTGGCGCAGAGCGGCTCGCTCACCGAAGCCTCGGCACGCCTGCATGTTGCCGCCTCGGCCCTGAGCCGCCAGATCGCGGGCCTGGAGGCCCAGCTGGGCACGCCCCTCTTTGAGCGCCACCCGCGCGGCATGGTGCTGACGGCGGCGGGCGAGATTTTGGCCGTGCACGCGCGCCGCACAGTGCTGGACGCCGAACGTGCGCTGGGCGAGATCGGCGCGCTGCAGGGCCTGCGCGCGGGGCAGGTGCGCCTGGCCACGTCCGACGCTTTTGCCAACGAGCTGGTGCCACGCCTGTGTGTGGAGTTTCAGCGCACCCATGTGGGCGTTCAGTTCAGTGTGATCGCCTTGCCCACGGCCCAGGTGCCCGACGCCGTGCGCAGCGGCGCGGCCGACATCGGCCTGTGCTTCAGCCGTGCGCCCCACAAGGACATCGAGGTGGCCTACCGCCAGAGCGCACCGGTGCTGGCCCTGCTACCCCCCGGCCACCCGCTGGCCAGCGCAGGCAGCGTGACCCTGGCACAGATGGCCGAATACCCACTGGCCCTGCCCCCGGCCGAAACCACGGTGCGCCAGATGATCGACATCGTCTGCAGCCGCCAGGGCCTGCAGCTCACGGCTGTGCTCATCAGCAACCATGCCAAGACGGTGGTCAACTTTGTGCAACGGGGCGGCGGGTTGTCGGTGGCCAGCGAGATCGCCGTGCGCCACCTGGTGGCCGACCGCACCATCGTGGCCGTGCCCATCAGCGACCCCGGCATGGACCTGCGCGACATCGAGATCCAGACCCTGGCCGGGCGCAGCCTGCCGGTGGCCGCGCAAGCGTTTCTGGAGTTGCTCAGGGAGCGGCTGCCAGGTCCTGGATAG